A window of Haloarcula sp. H-GB4 contains these coding sequences:
- a CDS encoding 4Fe-4S dicluster domain-containing protein, which produces MSTGNEVMHDGVMSTGEDARIFPDVEACIDCGGCVVSCKRTWDVPRDEQRISIATMLEGQEAASGLNASSGQAMGQGESPGETAVPMQCYHCSNAPCVSVCPTDSLISKENGFVRVRDDLCIGCQYCLSACPFGAPQFPSEDEGVANLVGSGGNMDKCTMCEERQDVGKGPACAEECATDAILVGTPAQISDELDNRDSGTFFNDVAMDIIFGEDASEFQ; this is translated from the coding sequence ATGTCAACAGGCAACGAAGTGATGCACGACGGCGTGATGAGTACCGGCGAGGATGCGCGTATCTTCCCGGACGTCGAAGCGTGCATCGACTGTGGCGGCTGTGTCGTCTCCTGTAAGCGTACGTGGGACGTCCCACGAGACGAACAGCGAATCAGTATCGCGACGATGCTCGAAGGCCAAGAGGCCGCATCAGGGCTCAACGCCAGCAGCGGCCAGGCGATGGGCCAAGGTGAGTCACCAGGCGAAACCGCGGTGCCGATGCAGTGCTATCACTGTTCGAACGCGCCGTGCGTCTCGGTATGTCCGACCGACTCGCTCATCTCGAAGGAAAACGGCTTCGTACGGGTCCGTGACGACCTCTGTATCGGCTGCCAGTACTGCCTCTCGGCGTGTCCCTTTGGCGCGCCGCAGTTCCCTAGCGAGGACGAGGGGGTCGCCAATCTCGTCGGCAGCGGTGGCAACATGGACAAGTGTACCATGTGTGAGGAGCGCCAGGACGTCGGCAAGGGGCCGGCCTGTGCCGAGGAGTGTGCCACCGACGCCATCTTGGTCGGGACGCCGGCCCAGATCTCGGACGAACTGGACAACAGGGACAGCGGCACGTTCTTCAACGACGTGGCTATGGACATCATCTTTGGCGAGGACGCCAGTGAGTTCCAATGA
- a CDS encoding cytochrome b/b6 domain-containing protein yields MSNLDHGKFTRVTTLFHSLLGLDVFLLFFTGYAIMFNDELWWMLTLMGGASGVTAIHRITGIGLVALVIFWITLQIISSTGRSNFSKILPAKDDVDAFIQDIQFVLGRADERHPSARQFAGYKADEVPLLSYIGKGVVAIFSIELTLLAISGLLIWSKTGLAAMFQTKAAAMAFVTFHGLLGVIMLMGVMFHIFEHGMHPAFYPVETKAFIPRSMVPEHHGDDDEEPDTTGIERLSLSPSWRTVSTIFGAMTVIGIVSVLIGSIFDEGYPVPRELAIGGGPSSILLTIGINLGMVVLGVGLVLSMYGNVLRIRWEQQLEAEREPPAAADGGEPKTDGGQPESDDSEN; encoded by the coding sequence ATGAGCAATCTCGACCACGGAAAGTTCACGCGTGTGACGACCCTGTTCCACTCGCTGCTGGGGCTGGACGTGTTCTTGCTGTTTTTCACCGGCTACGCCATCATGTTCAACGACGAACTGTGGTGGATGCTGACGCTGATGGGCGGGGCCTCAGGCGTGACGGCAATCCACCGCATCACCGGCATCGGGCTGGTTGCACTCGTCATCTTCTGGATTACGCTCCAGATTATCTCTTCAACCGGCCGGAGCAACTTCTCGAAAATCCTCCCGGCGAAAGACGACGTCGATGCGTTCATCCAGGACATCCAGTTCGTCTTGGGCCGGGCCGACGAACGCCACCCGAGCGCGCGACAGTTCGCCGGCTACAAGGCCGATGAGGTCCCGTTGCTGTCCTACATTGGCAAAGGTGTCGTGGCGATCTTCTCCATCGAGCTGACCCTGCTTGCGATTTCGGGGCTGCTCATCTGGAGTAAGACCGGCCTCGCCGCAATGTTCCAGACCAAAGCGGCCGCAATGGCCTTCGTCACGTTCCACGGCCTGCTGGGCGTCATCATGCTGATGGGGGTCATGTTCCACATCTTCGAGCACGGGATGCACCCTGCCTTCTACCCCGTCGAGACGAAGGCGTTCATTCCCCGAAGCATGGTGCCTGAGCACCACGGCGACGACGATGAGGAGCCGGACACCACGGGGATCGAACGCCTCTCGCTGTCCCCGTCCTGGCGAACTGTCTCGACGATTTTCGGTGCGATGACCGTCATCGGGATCGTCTCCGTGCTCATCGGAAGCATCTTCGACGAGGGCTATCCGGTGCCCCGCGAACTCGCCATCGGCGGCGGCCCGTCGAGCATTCTGTTGACTATCGGTATCAACCTCGGCATGGTCGTCCTCGGTGTCGGGCTCGTGCTGTCGATGTACGGGAACGTCTTGCGCATCCGCTGGGAACAGCAGCTCGAAGCAGAGCGAGAACCGCCGGCCGCGGCCGACGGGGGCGAGCCCAAGACCGACGGCGGCCAGCCTGAATCAGACGACAGCGAGAACTGA